The sequence below is a genomic window from Theobroma cacao cultivar B97-61/B2 chromosome 6, Criollo_cocoa_genome_V2, whole genome shotgun sequence.
CAAAAGTAATATTAGGAAGTATAAGAAACCTATAACTATTGATTTTCCGCCGTATGAGAATATCAAAGTTATCATGGTCAACAGTCAAGTGCTTGCACAAGCTTAAGAGTCTAAGAATTTTTATACACATCAAGCAGACATCTACTAGTATTAAAACCGAATTTCGAAACAATTATTGATACGAAACTGTCAATACATCAAAAGTAATATTATGAAGTATAAGAAACCTATAATTATTGACTTTTCGCTGTATGTGAACATCAAAGTTATCATGGTCAACAGCTAAGTGCTTGCACGAGCTTAAGAGTCTAAGAATTTTTATACACATCAAGCAGACATCTACTAGTATTAAAACCGAATTTCGAAACAATTATTGATACGAAACTGTCAATACATCAAAAGTAATATTGGGAAGTATAAGAAACCTATAACTATTGATTTTTCGCCGTATGAGAACATCAAAGTTATCATGATCAACAGCCTCATCCttagataaatatttatcCATTGACCCTTTCCATCTTATACCTTTTATacactaaaaaaaaagaaacctttCCTATTGGGCTATGATTCCCACTTTCACAAGTGGCTTATCTCATTTGACTTTCTCCACTGCTTTCACCAACAAGCGGAAATTGAGGttgtaacattttttttttatataaacaattgATTGTTACATTCTTTAAAAGCAAAACTCAACGAAACTAAattttttgcttaaaatcaagaaagaaGCAATATATAATactaaattcatttttttcataaatctctcaatacttgtaaaattttcttccaatctaTTTGTCGTATCTCATAAatcaacatcaaaattttcttgcctttctttCAAAATGCAATACACCTCATAAATACAATCAAGAAAAGTATTACAAGTTACGTAAAAAGAACTTGAAATCTTTGCAGTCAAATCATAAAATTGttccagaaaaagaaaaattctcttaacattTGTTACATAATTGTTCtatacttgtttttatttgcCAAACAAtacttagaaaaataataaaatgttaaCCAAAATCAAGTATCTATAGTTAGTAGTCCCTTTaatgatattttatatttgtcacaaatttatttttatctattatttatataaataaatactaTCTTGATAATAAATACTATCTTTATAACAAATTTGAAGCTAGTTTTGGTTAGCAAGGAGATAGAGCTTATCTCAATAAATTCTTTtgaggtttttctttttttattttttcttaaatgttGTGAAAAATTCTAACATAATGCTTAGAGGAGtctcttaattatttaagaaaatttaaataatttcttttttgcatTTAATCAGTCCATtatacttttaatttaaataaaataaatcttaacAGTTGATTAAttgtaataaattaaaatatcacttgtcattttatacttacGTAAtactgaaaataaaaatatcacataaCCATGCTATCATGTCATAtcatcttttattatattatattaacatGTTATGTTAACTTTATTTGacataaatgataaataatattttgacgaataataattaattaactattagttataaagatttatttacctttaaataaaaatacaaaaatttaataaatataataaaatgatgaaaatttattcgaattttcttaaatagttctaaaagtttttaaagtattatgtcatacttttattattatttttttaaacatctCATAAcaagtattaaaataataattttcagttattacaaaaaaataaattaattggttAGCAATCGAACATCTGATTAAGTATGGTCAATTTCCGTTAACGTTCCAATCCGAGGGTCAGTCGATTCCAGTTGCTCCCACATGATCTTTGCTAGGTTAGTTTCGGAGCACTGCTCCCAACCGAAACCGACCGATGCTCCCTCAGCTCCATGCGATTCTCGTCCTATAAGCCAAAATCCAGGTGAataactaaaagaaaaaaaatggtaacATGAATCAGTTTCTTCTCCAAGTCAGAAAAAGATATCCAAAATACCCATTTAATTATTCTATGAACCTAACAAGAACAATGcagtaataaataaaaatgcaagtaaaattttaatctgCTTTGACCTTGAAGAGCTCAAGCAGCAAGCAGATAAAGTTGTTTGCAACCATGGAAAGGCCTTATGCTTCTCTAACTCCCATAAACTGAGTAGACAAACCTGGGTTCAAATAAGTGAATAACCCATCCTTACCACATTGACTATTTGTTGTACTCACCATTCTAAATGCCTGGAGGAAATAGGATAGACAGGCCTATTTGTGACATAATATCCCAATAGACATCAGAAAGAAGGGCCTAGGCATGCACATTGGCCAACACAGAGGTAATTAACATAATATCCACGCAGCAAACGAAACTAGCATCTAATAATAATCAACAATAATTACCAACACAAAGCCAATTAGCCTACCAGAATCCCATTTTCTTCCAGTCGAATAATCCTCAAGGCATTGCCAGACTACAGTCCGCATGTAGGGTAActcttctttttaatttttgatattttggacTATCATCAGCAAGGCACATGGAAGCAGCTGCCAATCACTTAAAGCAATTCCATACAACTTGCTAAATGTTGACAACCACCAAATTAGCAGAAACAGCAATACATGTTGGGTCAATCATGTGTTTGACAGAAAAAGCAGGCTACTAATAATGCATTTCAACAGCCTAACAGCCTAACATGATAAGCAACAGCTCTTCAGTTGGCATATGCCTCATAGCACATACATATTGCTAACAGGACACATTATATGAATGCAGCTTTAACAAACCCGCACATGCTGGACACAGGCTAGACATCTGCTAGTTTCAAAAGAATTTCTGGGCAATCAACAGAGCACATAAATACTGAAACCATGCTTCAACAAAGACAAGAATCTGACTATGAAGGGCTGAGCCTATTTACGTTTATATTTAAATCATTATTCTTACTAGCATATCCACTCTCATCAAACTTGTTTCCATGCAATTTCCATAAATCATAGTCAAACTAATTAGAGTGGCAGGCATGAGATATACCAATAAGAACATGACAGAGAGACTGCAGAGGCACATGCCATAAATATAACTAAGGATAACATTCTATGATACATACCAGCACTATAAAACCAAGTCTAGCCACTTAAGTTTcctaatttcttaaattttgcAGCCAGTCAAGAAATTTTGTCATAACCCCCTTTGTTGCTCAGATCTGTGCAATGTTGGGGCATTTCACGAAAGGCAAGAAGAGTGCCTCAAGGTCCTCAACAGAATGGTCCatcttataatatattaaaactcAAAAGTATCCCAGGCATTAAGCTAGTATTAGAAAAGTAGAAAGCTGCAATGgtaaaagcaaataaaaaaatgaaaaatgatgtttcCTTAATGGAGTTAGAAATAACTAAATACCATCAAATAAGGGGAACCTGAATCAATGATAAATAACTCAGGAACTAGCTTACTCAAGACACAAAAAATACACAGCGCTAAGGGATGTCGAACCTTCCTTGTTGCTAGATGATATACAGATACAGAGATTCATAGCTACAGGAAGGAAGGGCTTTGTAAACAATCCATGCTCGTTGACAACAATGTTTCTCATCCTATCATCCTCTGCATGATGAATAAACGAACATCTAAATATGAATTGCTCTAGATGATAACAAGGGTTAAGAAAAGGCAGAGAAAGTTGAACTTGGCAGAGAAAGTTGAACTTGAGGCAAAGGGCTTGTTTGAAGGATGAAAGTAAATTTTCTAAACAGAATTTAAAGCAGCTTTATAAACTTACAAGAGAAGGACAATGACAAAGatcataatatatattaaaattgcACAGATTGTATGAAATCCTCAACCAGAAACTCAATGTGCTAAACCTTGTATTTGCATACTCAATGCATTAATAACAGACTAAAAGCGTCAGGTAAACAGTATTCTTTATATGACACCTCTTCAAATGATTAACAAACCATTACTTAGGTCCTGAATTTCCCTTCATGTAATatcagaagaaaaaaaatgatctcTGAAGAAAAGTCACCAAGCTAGGAAAAGGCAAATTACCTAACAAATAAACATTGAAGCCGATTTCAGGTGAGATCCATTTCTTCAAATGGCAACTCCCAAACAATATTTATTCCTTGAGAAGAGATAACCTAGATAATGGATCTTACCTCACACATTGAAGAAATCATAGAGCAGCTATTCCTATACAGAGAAACCTtaaatttagatcaaatttcaTTACCATCCAGAAGTCTGAAACTAGAACAGAAatgttaaaaagaaagaacttgATGGTGAAAAGATTACTTTTAAACTCAGTCCGaatgaagagagagagagagagagagattaaCAGAAGAGGgcgaggggggggggggggggtggagAGGGACAATATAGGAAGTAATCTAATTCCACACCATATGATTGATACAAAAACAGGgcatttaagaaaaaaaaatgataacatTTAAACACTTACTAGAAATGGACGTCTACCATTAAATAGCCTAAAAAGTAATGCATTATTTTAAGTTTGTGCAGTAACATTTCAGAAGCTGCTCCTAGATGGTGATGGTGTAAATGTTGTGTACATTCATGATTAGAAATATAAACATCAAGATAATGTTCCATCATTTTCCCAATTTGCTATCACATAATATATGAACATAAATATGCCACTTGACACTTGACAGATACATgaaacataatatttcataGTGCTGTAAcagcaagaacaaagagaacAATAAGCATAAgaaaatattcataaattaCGAAAATTGTTGCCAACAGTTTACATTGAAGTGTGGGTATGAGGCACACTTTTACAGACAAACAAAGAGTTATCCAaatcttttttgttattattacttttcattttcaattacTCTGTCCATTCTCAACACCTAAACCATACAACACACCAGAATACTTTTCCAAAGAGCCACTAAAGaaattctctttcaatttcCTGAATGTACAAGATGTGAGCAAACTATCCGAACCTGCTTGATGACAAATCCCAACTCTTTCTACTTCCAACAACTCTGCAAGCTTGTTCAATCCACCGTACAGACTGTTGCTAAACTTCATCAAATGCTTGATATCATAAAGGGTAGGAAAGTAAATATTGATCAAACTAAAGAACCCAGCTTGTGTATCCGGCAAATTCTGACAAGTCAAGAGCTTAAGCAAGTACCCGAAATCATAACCACTATGGAAAGTAACCCAATGCACACTGTCATTCAAAACGATCCCAGAAGACATCAAAAGCTCACCAAACCTCATTGCATCAATACCCTTCtcattgtttttcttgaaatcAATCCCACTTTGCCTCAAAAGCTCAATAGAATCATTAGCAAACACATCCTCATTGACATTAAACTCGCAGAAATTGAATTGCCAAATGCAATACTTGTCAGTTCCACATGTAGGCAAGTTTCCTTCCTCGTCGGAAAACGTAAGACCCAATTGAATCAACTTTAACATATCGACATTGTCTTTCAAAGTTTGGTAGTGATAATCATAGCTGTTCTTGAAATTGCCCAACGGACGCAACACAACGCCTGGAAACTCGGTGTCCATGGCAACGTAGgggtagtcatcaactatttcACGAATCAAAGCGAATTCTTCCTCAAGGTTATCGTTCCAGACCTCACGGATTTGGATTGAATCGCCCTTCGGCAGCAAAGACATcacttgaaaaaccaaaaaaaaaaaaaaacctaatttctttttcaaccaATAACAACCCAAGAAAAAGATTCCTAGATTACCACGAAAACCCCAAACAAGgaatcaatttgcaaaacaCCCAGATTGAATTTCACCAGATCTGCAAGAAATTACAATAAATTTAAGGCTATAAATCCTCCAAACCAAATAAACGCCAGCTTCACCCAGAAATGAATTTCCAAGAACTAAAcgataaattaaataaatgattatatagatgaagaaatgaagaaggaaCTTACcttaaagaagtggaaaaatGGATGGTTTTTTtgagagaaataaataaacaaggcagattctagagagagaaagatcaAGAAAATTTCTGAAAGGTACTTCCTTTCTCTCTGTAGGGTTTCCTGTTTGCAGTATGATTGGAGGCCCTAAAAtgggtttttcctttttcttaagAACTGGTCGTTGACTTGTCGTGGTTACTGCTTTATggtttcttcctttttatctgttttgtttgtttctcGGGAAAAAGAGAGGTTTCACTGTTCTGTTTCTCCAACGAGTTTATATCCGATACAGTAACACTGTATAACTTGTATATACATTATAgaagtaattttaaaatttttaatatcaataaaatttcgtATCACATGATACCTCTTCTTCTTTATGTAACTTCAATTAAAACATCTAATTTAGGTCATAATTTACATGAGATTtccaaaattattaattaaagataGGTCatgaaatataaaagaattacATAAGGTTGTGcaaaaatgaaatatgaaCTCAAAACTCAACACTGCTATTATCAGAATTGCAAATTCATATAGTCACCTTAATAATCTTGCAAAATTTATAACcggataattaaaaaaataaaatttcatttcaaaaaacaatgaaagagctattgaattaattgagaaagtgaatacaaaagaaattcatatataaattGTAGGGCGTATCCATAGAAAATGTTAAATTGATCCAAAAAAGTAGAGTTCTTGTACAATCCATTGAAGcgaaaattaataatctctCCCTTAGAGTTTGAATTATCTGTGAGCTATTAGGAATCCAAATTTTGacaattataattaaagagttaataaaaactatacactatcaataaaatcatatttaaaattatatatatatatatatatatatatatatatatatatataatggaAAGAGATGGGAATGGTATGGAGTCGATTGCCTTTCCCTTGCTTACTTCCTTTTGAACacgaaaagaaaaatctaaaataaacGTAAATTTTTCATATACGAATTTATCAATATTTATTTCAGTTATTACTCCAATTCTTTCAATATTATGATCAATTcctttattaaattttcaaaaaatttatcaattcatttatttttattacatagTATGATCATGAGTCAACTTTAGTAGgtatttcctttttaaaatttttattattcaattaataaaataaaattttatgtgttaatattttaaaattaatttaagataaacttaaataaaatatattatttgttaaaaaaaatctaatccATCCGAATTGATTTTGGATTTAAACAATTATATTCCAACTCAACTCGATGTGCATCAAATTTgcaaattatgatgaataacgTGATCCATTAAagaacttaaaattttatattaataataaccACTTATATTACCAACAAGTTTTACTTATATGCAACATTAATATTCTTTATATACTTACATTTATTAAGAACACAACTTATATCCATAAGTATTTGGTAGTCACGATAAAAGAATTTGATTGCAATTTAATTATGTAAACTTTTTCACAATATCCacgaaaaaattaaatttgaaaaaaaaggagCTTTAAACGAGTGTAAATTCTATCTCCTTGCTAATCAAAAGTTGCTTCACACTTATAAAAGTTGTTCATTTTTTCTTACTGAATCatgaaatttcattaaaaggaacaaaaaaaaaaatcattattacATAAAAAACATGACcaacattataaaaataagtaaaaaccAACAAACCGAAAATAAAGATAAGAAAGTGGAAACCAGCTCCAACTGGAACTTCACATGAAAAAGCATCCTGCGCATACAAGAAAAAACCAAGTCTGGCCATGGCATGTGCATGATTGAATATCTCTTCTTTTGTGAGAGGATGAGGACCATCATCACTCATCATTACATCATACAACTAATATCATACATTAGGTCAATGGAGCCATACCATGACAGAGAATAGTGACGACAATTCAGAACATGTGACAAGATTTATGAgtttattttacttttgaaaTGTTCTTGAAAGCTTGACTTAataactaaaacatgaagatAGTTAAAAGATCATCCATTTATCCTTTCATTAAAGTATATGTGCTtcacctttttcctttttccctaAAAAACACTGACACATTGTTAAGTGCGACTTAACTCCACTGTCTCATTAAACCAAAACATCGTTTCACTACCGAGCTCTCATGCTATCCCATGATAAATGCGTTATGACATAATGGACGTGTTCTTATCATTAACACGTTCTTTCTTTCGATGATATCCAATAAgcacattatatatatatatatatatgagctTGGCAATTAAAGAtgcaaatcaaaatttcaccGAATTCATTAATCTCTCTAAAAGCTCTCCCTCAACTCTTCCCAAATACTCTCTCTCAACTCTTTCCTATTCTATTCTCCTTCATGCTTCGCCGCCAAGCTTTCACTATCTTTTCCCTAACTTTTATCTCTCACCTCCTGCCATAAAGCACTTGAAACTTCAAGAATTGCCTTAATCTTCCTCTCCGTCGCCTCTAGTGCATCTCACTTTACTTGTTGTAACACTTTCTCTTCCCTTATCAAAGAAACCCATACATCCAAGCATTATAAAACCTAGTATACCTACTTAAGTTTcctaatttcttaattttgcaGCCAATCAAGAAATTTTGTCCTAAACCCCTTTGTTGCCCAGGTCTGTGCAAAGTTCAGGCATTTCATGAAAGGCAAGAAGAGTGCCTCAAGGTCCTCAACAGAATGGAGCATCTTAGAATAcataaaaactcaaaaatatCCCAGGCATTAAGCTTGTACTAGAAAAGTAGAAAGCTGTAATGGtaaaagcacaaaaaaaaaaaaaaaaaagtaaaatggtGAATGGAGTTAGAAATAACTAAAAAGCATCAAATAAGGGGAACCTgaatcaataataaataacTCAGCAACTAGCTTACTCAAGACACAAAGATACACAGCACTCTAACAAGCCAAGGGAAGTAGAACATTCCTTGTTGCTAGATAATATACAGACACAGAGATCAATACATAGATACAGATACAGAGATTGATAAATACAGGGTGGAAGGGCTTTATAAACAATCCATGCTTGTTGACAACAACGTTTCTCATCCTATTATCCTCTGTATAATGAATAAACAAACACCTAAATATGAATTGCTCAAGATGATGCCAAGGGTTAAAAAATGGCagagaaatttgaatttgagccTTCAAAAATCAAGAGTGTGATATCATATGGTACCTAGGTGCCAACATGCTTCTGCGTGCATGTATCTGTATACTATCTAGCAACAGCCTAGTTAATTACTAAAAGGACAAGCTGGAGTGACAAAACCACCTATTTAGGCAATGAGCCTGTTTGGAGGATGAAAGTAAATATTCTAACCACAATTTAAAGCAGctttataaaattacaagAGAAGGAAAATGTCAAAGATCATAATATAAGTTAAACATGCATAGATTGTATGAAATCCCCAACCAGAAACTAGATGTGCCAAACCTTGTATTTGCATACTCAATGCATTAATAAGAGACAAAAAGAGTGAGGTAAACAGTATTCTTTATAAGACGCCTCTTCTAATGATGAATAACCATTGCTAAGGTCCTGAATTTTCCCTCATGTCacatcagaaaaaaaaaatgatctcTGAAGAAAACTCACCAAcctaggaaaaaaaaatgatctcTGAAGAAAACTCACCAACCTAGGAAAAGGCAAATTACCTAACAGATAAGGATTGAGGCAGATTTCAGGTGAGATCCATTTTCCCAAACAGCAACGTCCAAACAATATTTATTCCTTGAGAAGAGATAACCTAGATAATGGATCTTACCTCGTATATTGAAGAAATCATAGAGCAGTAATTCCTATGCAGAGAGACCTTAAATTTAGATCAAGCTTTCATTACCATCCAGAAGTCTGAAACTAGAATAGCAAcgataaaaagaaagaacttgACAGTGAAAGTTTACTTTTAAACTCAGTCAGAATGAAgagatatttaataaattttggtAACTGTGATCGATAAGTACCCATATTTTTGCTTCTCAATCTGATATTAACAGAAAAAACCTAGGGCCCCTGCTGCATTAcctgaaaaataaagaaaatatcaaGATTCCTTAGGATGAAGTAAGCCTTCAAAATAATTGTTCAATGAATTGTGGATTAAGATTTATGTGCAGTGATTATACCAAAACGTATcatgaaataatttaaaaggtGAATTTCGCATTCATTGTCACTCAAATCTTTGTGGACAGAGCtgtatatgaaaatataaaaaattacctAAAAAGAACGAGAATTGATGGAAAATGCGGCATTCGAGGGGATATATGATATATTTAGGCAATAAGCTTCAACAGGCAAGTTCTAAAAATTGTTGCAATGGGAGAATTGACACTAACAGAAAGTGGAATGACGAAGAAGAGAGGTTGCTAGGCAAGAAGTACTGCCTTATAGACCCAACTTGTACAAAGGAATAATCAGCAATGCAGTAGAAAATAGAGAACATTCAACCATTAATTAGTTTTACCTTTAAGATAATAAGAGTAAGATTTGGTACAACAGACACAAGGCCCGTCGGATGTCAGTCATTATTCTTGATCACCAGTCACAACCACTAAATAAAAGGGTTAAACGTGcacgagagagagagatggacAGAGAAGAGTGGGGTGAGGGAAACAATATAGGAAGTAATCTAATTCTAGAAAATATGATAGATACAAAAGCAAGGCATTCAAGAAAAGGATGATAACATTCTAATACTTAATAGAAATGGATGTCTACCATTAAATACCCTAAAAGATGCACTATTTTAGGATTGTGCAGTGACATTTCAGAAGCAATGGTGGTGGTGTAAATATTGTGTTCATTCATAGTTAGAAATATAACCATCAAGATTATGCTCCATCATTTTTCCAATTTGCTATCACATAATATATGAACATAAATGCACCACTTGATACTTGACAGATACatgaaacataaaaatttataatgcAGCAAcagaaagaacaaagagaacaATAAGCCTAAgaaaatatacataaattaCGAAAATTGTTGCCAACAGTGTACATTGAAGTGTGGGTAGGAGGCACACTCGTACAGACAAACAAACAGTTGTCCaaatctttttttgtttttattacttttcattttca
It includes:
- the LOC18595416 gene encoding probable CCR4-associated factor 1 homolog 7, which gives rise to MSLLPKGDSIQIREVWNDNLEEEFALIREIVDDYPYVAMDTEFPGVVLRPLGNFKNSYDYHYQTLKDNVDMLKLIQLGLTFSDEEGNLPTCGTDKYCIWQFNFCEFNVNEDVFANDSIELLRQSGIDFKKNNEKGIDAMRFGELLMSSGIVLNDSVHWVTFHSGYDFGYLLKLLTCQNLPDTQAGFFSLINIYFPTLYDIKHLMKFSNSLYGGLNKLAELLEVERVGICHQAGSDSLLTSCTFRKLKENFFSGSLEKYSGVLYGLGVENGQSN